One segment of Papaver somniferum cultivar HN1 unplaced genomic scaffold, ASM357369v1 unplaced-scaffold_137, whole genome shotgun sequence DNA contains the following:
- the LOC113334708 gene encoding putative B3 domain-containing protein Os03g0621600 — MKRNLESKTMKRPSFFKVLIKEDFRKRLRVPRAFMKHLNGKLPKTCILRISSISSSSSSYNGWTIKMEKIASGSGANYLHDLVFSCGWPEFVNHHFLEWKDFLVFTYKGKSEFNVDIYGRNGCLKELHLENKGTKALHGHNGYWAHDGQRKAIKPWGMTQRNKVGGESTEHSFPVIWRQPEKMRIPRVWVEKIEGLQNKKCIVLKDPKGRLWRLSMQPQKDGCIDIRKGWADFSIGNRLTEGTQIWRNEGV; from the exons ATGAAGAGAAATTTGGAGTCCAAAACAATGAAACGACCATCTTTTTTCAAAGTACTGATAAAGGAGGATTTTCGTAAGAGACTG AGAGTACCAAGGGCTTTCATGAAGCATTTGAATGGAAAGTTACCTAAAACTTGCATACTTAGAATTAGTAGCATTAGTAGTAGTAGTTCTAGTTACAATGGTTGGAcaataaaaatggaaaagatagcTTCTGGCAGTGGTGCCAATTATCTCCATGACCTCGTCTTTTCATGTGGCTGGCCAGAATTTGTGAATCACCATTTCTTAGAGTGGAAGGATTTTCTTGTTTTCACATACAAAGGCAAATCAGAGTTTAATGTCGACATTTATGGAAGAAATGGCTGTCTAAAGGAACTTCATTTGGAAAACAAAGGGACGA aggcCTTGCATGGACACAACGGATACTGGGCTCATGATGGACAAAGAAAAGCAATTAAACCTTGGGGGATGACGCAGAGAAATAAAGTCGGAGGAGAATCAACAGAACATTCTTTTCCTGTTATTTGGAGGCAGCCTGAAAAAATG AGAATTCCAAGGGTTTGGGTGGAAAAAATCGAAGGCCTCCAGAACAAGAAGTGTATAGTGCTTAAAGATCCAAAGGGTAGGTTATGGCGTCTGAGTATGCAACCACAAAAAGATGGTTGTATCGATATTAGAAAAGGATGGGCGGACTTTTCAATAGGAAACAGGCTAACCGAAG GAACCCAAATATGGAGAAATGAAGGAGTTTAA